One genomic region from Anaerolineae bacterium encodes:
- a CDS encoding mechanosensitive ion channel family protein — translation MTGLQALVVRGGMVILVVVGLWLAQRALFRLILPRLRRLARSTTTEADDVLLDTVRVPVQLLVWALAVAAASTILWVEPPAFATNLTRTLVIVAAFAALYKGIGLIMRSARGLAAITGIHLDEQLLPFLRTMLKALVVILAILTVLGEWQYDIGGLIAGLGVSGLAVALAAENTVANVFGFATIVGDRPLAVGEYISTPDVTGTVEHVGFRTTRIRQLDRALVTIPNSKLAGSVVTNWSRLTQRRLDMTIGLTYSTTSAQMRQLLQRLEALLRSRESIAGDTVNVLFTGFGDSALNVRLIAYVQLPDWMAFMKEQQEIMLQVMDIVAEMGLSFAFPSRSIYIEQAAGVPDFPVEQEADRRD, via the coding sequence TTGACCGGCCTTCAAGCGCTGGTCGTCCGCGGCGGCATGGTCATTCTGGTGGTCGTCGGGCTGTGGCTGGCCCAGCGCGCCCTGTTCCGGCTGATCTTGCCACGTCTGCGCCGACTGGCCCGCAGCACCACCACTGAAGCCGATGACGTGCTGCTGGATACCGTGCGGGTGCCGGTACAGCTGCTGGTCTGGGCGCTGGCGGTTGCCGCCGCCTCAACCATCCTATGGGTAGAGCCACCCGCCTTCGCCACCAACCTGACTCGCACGCTGGTCATTGTGGCTGCCTTCGCCGCGCTGTACAAAGGGATCGGGCTGATCATGCGCTCAGCGCGTGGCCTGGCAGCCATCACCGGCATCCACCTCGACGAGCAGCTCCTGCCCTTCCTGCGCACAATGCTCAAGGCGCTGGTGGTCATCCTGGCCATTCTGACCGTGCTGGGCGAGTGGCAATACGATATCGGCGGCCTGATCGCCGGGCTGGGCGTCAGCGGGCTGGCCGTCGCCCTGGCCGCTGAAAACACGGTTGCCAACGTGTTCGGCTTCGCCACCATCGTCGGCGACCGGCCGCTGGCTGTCGGCGAATACATCAGCACGCCCGACGTCACCGGCACTGTGGAGCACGTCGGTTTCCGCACTACGCGCATCCGCCAGCTTGATCGCGCCCTGGTCACCATCCCCAACAGCAAGCTGGCCGGATCGGTAGTCACCAACTGGTCGCGCCTGACCCAGCGGCGGCTGGACATGACTATCGGCCTGACCTACAGCACCACCAGCGCCCAGATGCGCCAGTTGCTGCAGCGGCTGGAAGCGCTACTGCGCTCACGGGAATCAATCGCCGGAGACACTGTGAACGTGCTGTTCACGGGGTTCGGGGATAGTGCACTGAATGTGCGGCTGATCGCCTACGTTCAGCTCCCGGACTGGATGGCTTTCATGAAAGAACAGCAGGAGATCATGCTGCAGGTGATGGACATCGTGGCGGAAATGGGGCTGTCATTCGCTTTCCCGTCGCGGTCGATCTATATCGAGCAGGCAGCTGGGGTGCCGGACTTCCCGGTAGAGCAGGAGGCCGACAGGCGGGACTGA
- a CDS encoding BCD family MFS transporter: MTFGRIANLARMGFFPLALGLTGVFVTGTLNRVMIVELEIPATLVGAFLAVPLLLSPLRMWLGYRSDAAPLWGLRREPYIVFGALFSAAGVLAATTLAAGVGTRTVLAGLGLLVAFMAYGVGKHLSSNTFEALIADRFEGDARSRAITLYKLPMFVGIIGGAIGLGRLLEPFSIERLLAVAFGLALLAFALAALAVIRQEPRRPLVRVAAEQARRVPFWQTFRKLVWADRQARLFFVFVMLAIVGTQTQEILLEPYGALVLGMSVAETTRLTSLWGTGAILAMALGGGWLLKRFGYRTVLQVGLQANVLIFLGLIVAGVLESTGLFRGLVLILGVGTGLAFAGSMAAVIDFTTMVRAGFLMGVWGTAAELGEAVGNLFGGAIVDTIRALTGSPLIAYGTVFALEGALLVGALILLGRINVRESVALQEASHEGDGLLARAAGD; the protein is encoded by the coding sequence ATGACCTTCGGACGGATCGCCAATCTTGCGCGGATGGGTTTCTTCCCCTTGGCGCTGGGGTTGACCGGCGTATTTGTGACGGGCACACTGAACCGGGTGATGATCGTGGAGCTGGAGATCCCGGCTACGCTGGTGGGAGCGTTCCTGGCCGTGCCGCTGCTGCTCTCTCCGCTGCGGATGTGGCTGGGCTACCGGTCTGATGCGGCCCCGCTATGGGGGCTGCGCCGGGAGCCGTATATTGTGTTTGGCGCGCTGTTCAGCGCGGCGGGCGTCCTGGCAGCGACGACGCTGGCCGCTGGCGTGGGGACGCGCACGGTGCTGGCCGGGCTGGGGTTGCTGGTTGCTTTCATGGCCTACGGGGTGGGCAAGCATCTGTCCAGCAACACCTTTGAGGCGCTGATTGCTGACCGGTTCGAAGGCGACGCTCGCTCGCGGGCGATCACGCTCTACAAGCTGCCGATGTTCGTGGGCATCATCGGCGGCGCGATCGGGCTGGGGCGGCTGCTGGAGCCGTTCAGTATTGAGCGATTGCTGGCGGTGGCCTTTGGCCTGGCGCTGCTGGCCTTTGCTTTGGCGGCCCTGGCCGTGATCCGGCAGGAGCCACGTCGTCCGCTGGTACGCGTGGCGGCGGAACAGGCGCGTCGTGTGCCCTTCTGGCAGACTTTCCGGAAGCTGGTGTGGGCGGATCGCCAGGCGCGCCTGTTCTTTGTGTTTGTGATGCTGGCGATCGTCGGCACCCAGACGCAGGAAATCCTGCTGGAGCCATACGGGGCACTGGTGCTGGGGATGAGCGTGGCCGAGACAACTCGCCTGACCTCACTGTGGGGGACGGGGGCGATCCTGGCGATGGCCCTGGGCGGCGGCTGGCTGCTCAAGCGCTTTGGCTACCGGACGGTGTTGCAGGTTGGCCTGCAGGCCAATGTGCTTATCTTTCTGGGCTTGATCGTCGCGGGCGTGCTGGAGAGTACCGGGCTGTTCCGGGGCCTGGTGCTGATCCTGGGCGTCGGGACAGGGCTGGCCTTCGCCGGTTCGATGGCCGCCGTAATTGACTTCACCACAATGGTGCGGGCCGGGTTCCTGATGGGCGTGTGGGGCACGGCGGCGGAACTGGGCGAGGCGGTCGGGAATCTGTTTGGCGGGGCGATCGTGGATACGATCCGGGCACTGACGGGCAGCCCACTGATCGCTTATGGGACGGTCTTTGCTCTGGAAGGGGCGTTGCTGGTGGGTGCGCTGATCCTGCTGGGCCGGATCAATGTACGCGAATCGGTGGCGCTACAGGAAGCCAGCCACGAAGGCGATGGCCTGCTGGCCCGCGCCGCTGGCGATTGA
- a CDS encoding alpha/beta hydrolase has protein sequence MPDFVFNGMRLHYVERGTGPLVVLLPGNTASSAHMTGDVEHLARGYRVVALDLPGTGRSDRMAVWPDDWWGLGAEAAAALIVHLGEPSAIAIGISGGGVIALLMAIRFPALVRAVVADSCLDRRDPDRWRWVVAGRVSRTPGMIAFWQQGHGVDWEQVVDADTDAILRFADAGGDWFHGQYARITCPTLLTASMTDTLVPEVIDRQLAMARTIPGCCLFHVNGGDHPLMWSRPELFYGAVFAFLATL, from the coding sequence ATGCCTGACTTCGTGTTCAACGGGATGCGCTTACACTATGTCGAACGCGGTACAGGCCCGCTGGTCGTGCTGCTGCCGGGCAATACCGCATCCTCGGCCCACATGACGGGTGATGTCGAGCACCTGGCCCGGGGCTATCGTGTGGTTGCGCTGGACCTGCCCGGCACCGGCCGGTCGGACCGGATGGCCGTCTGGCCTGATGATTGGTGGGGGCTGGGAGCGGAGGCCGCCGCTGCGCTCATCGTTCACCTGGGCGAGCCTTCTGCAATCGCTATCGGAATCAGCGGGGGTGGGGTGATCGCGTTGCTGATGGCGATCCGCTTCCCGGCGCTGGTGCGGGCAGTGGTGGCGGATAGCTGCCTGGATCGTCGCGATCCCGACCGCTGGCGGTGGGTAGTGGCCGGGCGCGTGTCGCGCACGCCCGGTATGATCGCTTTCTGGCAACAGGGGCACGGCGTAGACTGGGAACAGGTGGTTGACGCCGATACGGACGCGATTCTCCGTTTCGCAGACGCCGGGGGCGACTGGTTCCACGGGCAGTACGCCCGGATCACCTGCCCGACCCTGCTCACTGCCAGCATGACGGATACGCTCGTGCCGGAAGTGATCGACCGACAGTTAGCGATGGCCCGCACGATTCCCGGTTGCTGCCTGTTCCATGTCAACGGCGGCGACCATCCCCTGATGTGGTCCCGGCCTGAACTCTTCTACGGGGCAGTCTTCGCTTTCCTTGCAACGCTGTAA
- a CDS encoding NAD-dependent epimerase/dehydratase family protein: MVRALVTGSTGFIGAHVVRALLAAGHQVRALRRATSATTALEDVYGYELVIGDVLDPASLEGALDGCEWVFHVAAVSDYWRQPVERLYRVNVDGTRNVLAAARRAGVKRLIFTSSASAVGMREDGFPADETVTFNLPPAAFPYAHSKFLAEIEVLKAVIAGLDCVILNPAVVTGPGDVYQGAGSLMIELSKGHLPAVPPGGVTLIDVRDVAAAHVAAAERGRVAERYLLGAVDLSHRAWIRLIADVVGVRPPCLYLPPEAMPLLGAVIDLGRALGIPIPADGNQVRLSGRHLYFNCQKAWEELGEPEITIQQSLRDTYDWYRAHGMI; this comes from the coding sequence ATGGTCAGGGCGCTCGTGACAGGTAGCACCGGTTTCATCGGCGCGCATGTGGTGCGGGCTTTGCTGGCGGCCGGGCATCAGGTGCGCGCCCTGCGGCGCGCAACCAGCGCCACCACCGCTCTGGAGGATGTGTACGGCTACGAGCTGGTGATCGGTGATGTGCTTGACCCGGCCTCGCTGGAAGGGGCGCTGGATGGTTGCGAATGGGTTTTCCATGTCGCAGCGGTGTCCGACTACTGGCGGCAGCCGGTGGAACGGCTCTACCGGGTCAACGTCGATGGCACGCGGAACGTGCTGGCCGCGGCCCGGCGGGCGGGTGTCAAACGGCTGATCTTCACCAGCAGCGCCTCGGCGGTTGGAATGCGCGAGGACGGCTTCCCCGCGGATGAGACGGTCACGTTCAACCTGCCACCGGCGGCCTTCCCCTACGCCCATAGCAAGTTCCTGGCGGAGATCGAGGTACTCAAAGCGGTGATCGCCGGGCTGGACTGCGTGATCCTCAACCCGGCTGTGGTGACCGGCCCCGGTGATGTGTATCAGGGGGCTGGCAGTCTGATGATTGAGCTGAGCAAGGGTCATCTCCCGGCTGTCCCGCCGGGAGGGGTGACGCTGATCGATGTGCGCGATGTGGCGGCAGCGCATGTGGCTGCTGCGGAACGTGGGCGGGTGGCCGAACGTTACCTGCTTGGCGCCGTCGACCTGAGCCATCGCGCCTGGATTCGGCTGATCGCGGATGTGGTCGGTGTTCGACCGCCGTGCCTGTACCTGCCGCCGGAAGCTATGCCGTTGCTGGGAGCCGTGATCGACCTGGGCCGGGCGCTGGGCATCCCCATCCCCGCCGATGGCAATCAGGTGCGGCTCAGCGGGCGGCATCTTTACTTCAACTGCCAGAAGGCCTGGGAAGAACTGGGCGAGCCGGAGATCACGATCCAGCAGAGTCTGCGGGATACCTATGACTGGTATCGCGCCCATGGCATGATCTGA